One part of the Streptomyces sp. NBC_00286 genome encodes these proteins:
- a CDS encoding HAD family hydrolase, which yields MRYDLVIFDNDGVLVDSEPISNKLLAAYLTELGHPTSYEDSLRDYMGAAMHRVHDLVLERTGQRLPEDFDEVFHGRVFAAFERELGPVPGAVEVLEKLTADGVAYCVASSGSHERIRVGHRAAGLERWFEDARIFSSQDVGRGKPAPDLFLYAAERMGVRPERCVVVEDSPLGVRAAVAAGMDVYGFTAMTPAERLAGATGLFGSMQELPALLS from the coding sequence ATGCGCTATGACCTCGTCATTTTCGACAACGACGGTGTGCTCGTGGACAGCGAGCCGATTTCCAATAAGTTGCTCGCCGCCTATCTCACCGAGCTCGGGCACCCGACCTCGTACGAGGACTCCCTGCGGGACTACATGGGCGCCGCCATGCATCGCGTACACGATCTTGTGCTGGAACGGACCGGTCAGCGGTTGCCCGAGGACTTCGACGAGGTCTTCCATGGGCGTGTATTCGCCGCATTCGAGCGGGAGTTGGGGCCGGTCCCGGGGGCCGTAGAGGTGCTGGAGAAGCTGACCGCGGACGGGGTTGCTTACTGCGTGGCGTCCTCCGGGAGCCATGAGCGGATTCGGGTGGGGCATCGGGCGGCCGGGCTCGAGCGGTGGTTCGAGGACGCACGGATCTTCAGTTCGCAGGATGTGGGGCGGGGGAAGCCGGCGCCGGATCTGTTTCTGTACGCGGCCGAGCGGATGGGGGTCCGGCCGGAGCGGTGTGTGGTCGTCGAGGACAGTCCGCTCGGGGTGCGGGCTGCTGTCGCGGCGGGCATGGATGTGTACGGGTTCACGGCGATGACGCCCGCCGAGCGGCTCGCGGGCGCCACCGGACTCTTCGGCTCGATGCAGGAGCTGCCCGCGCTCCTCTCCTGA
- a CDS encoding MFS transporter — protein sequence MTDVLRRGRASLAFSFFAQGVAFALLVTRIPAIQDQYGISDALLPAFLAAVPVLAGVGSVCTEQLVKRVRPSHVLRWSQPVVLLALLGVGAGDGLWEIGLSLAAFGLAVGALDASMNMLGVSLQHAYGRSIMLGFHAVYSLGGIVGASLAWVGAHWDLHLFVSYLPVVVVLLPVALVGSRWYVDGGGPGAEEPKEVAGAQPVAFKLLLPLCLVMTFAYIGDSTVSNWSAKYLEDVLGSSEELATVPYNVYMVTTLLGRAIGDLGVRRFGAVAVVRLGSVVAAVGFAVVAVAPGAWVGMLGFTLLGLGLCVLVPQTFAAAGRLFPGAADAAIARLNIFNYVGFLIGSPLVGALGDAWSYRGAMLVPMVLVLVTLLYARSFAPQPDRYGDGHERPRTADVGRGSNGL from the coding sequence ATGACAGATGTGCTGCGGCGCGGCCGGGCCTCGTTGGCGTTCAGCTTCTTCGCTCAAGGTGTGGCCTTTGCGCTGCTGGTGACGCGGATCCCCGCGATCCAGGACCAGTACGGGATATCCGACGCCCTGCTGCCCGCCTTCCTCGCCGCCGTGCCGGTGCTCGCCGGTGTCGGCAGTGTCTGTACGGAGCAGCTGGTCAAGCGGGTGCGGCCCAGTCACGTACTGCGCTGGTCGCAGCCCGTCGTGCTGCTCGCGCTGCTCGGTGTCGGAGCAGGCGACGGGCTGTGGGAGATCGGCTTGTCGCTGGCCGCGTTCGGGCTGGCCGTCGGTGCGCTCGACGCGTCCATGAACATGCTCGGGGTCAGCCTTCAGCACGCGTACGGGCGCAGCATCATGCTCGGCTTCCACGCGGTGTACAGCCTGGGCGGGATCGTCGGGGCCTCGCTCGCGTGGGTGGGGGCGCACTGGGATCTGCACCTGTTCGTGTCGTATCTGCCGGTCGTCGTGGTGCTGTTGCCCGTCGCGTTGGTGGGGAGTCGGTGGTACGTCGACGGGGGCGGGCCCGGCGCTGAGGAGCCGAAGGAGGTGGCCGGGGCCCAACCCGTCGCCTTCAAGCTGTTGTTGCCGCTGTGTCTGGTGATGACCTTCGCGTACATCGGGGACTCGACCGTCTCCAACTGGAGCGCCAAGTATCTGGAGGACGTGCTGGGCAGTTCTGAGGAGCTGGCGACCGTGCCGTACAACGTCTACATGGTCACGACGCTGCTCGGGCGGGCCATCGGGGACCTCGGGGTGCGGCGGTTCGGGGCCGTGGCGGTCGTACGGCTGGGGTCGGTCGTCGCGGCCGTGGGGTTCGCGGTGGTGGCGGTGGCGCCCGGGGCGTGGGTCGGGATGCTCGGCTTTACGTTGCTGGGGCTCGGGTTGTGTGTGCTCGTACCGCAGACTTTCGCGGCGGCAGGGCGGCTGTTCCCGGGTGCTGCGGATGCTGCCATCGCGCGGCTGAATATCTTCAACTATGTGGGGTTCTTGATCGGTTCGCCCCTCGTGGGCGCCTTGGGCGATGCGTGGTCGTACCGGGGGGCGATGCTGGTGCCGATGGTGTTGGTGCTGGTGACACTTCTGTACGCCCGTTCGTTCGCTCCTCAACCGGACCGATACGGTGACGGGCATGAGCGGCCGCGCACAGCTGATGTGGGACGAGGCAGTAACGGGCTATGA
- a CDS encoding acetoin utilization protein AcuC: MSGRAQLMWDEAVTGYDFGPDHPMDPVRLALTRRLVDAFGLDRELDVVAAKAAGESTLRLVHRADYVEAVKAASVDPRAADMSYGLGTMDDPAFAGMHEVSALIAGQSVGAAEAVWRGDVSHAVNFAGGLHHAMPGGASGFCIYNDASLAIARLLELGAERVAYIDVDVHHGDGVQAAFWEDPRVLTISLHEHPRTLFPQTGWPEETGADSAEGSAVNVALPAGTGDAGWLRAFHSVVPELIADFRPQVLVTQHGADTHFEDPLAHLAVSLDAQRAVQVACHELAHEYAEGRWVALGGGGYAVVDVVPRSWTHLVAIAAGREVAPEAGIPEEWRQEVFARTRQLAPARMTDGRWPVAWKAWEDGYDPADRLDQAIVAARRAVFPLRGLLA; this comes from the coding sequence ATGAGCGGCCGCGCACAGCTGATGTGGGACGAGGCAGTAACGGGCTATGACTTCGGTCCGGATCACCCGATGGATCCGGTCCGGCTGGCGTTGACCCGGCGACTGGTCGATGCCTTCGGGCTCGATCGTGAGTTGGACGTGGTCGCGGCGAAGGCGGCCGGGGAGTCGACGCTGCGGCTCGTGCATCGCGCGGACTACGTCGAGGCGGTCAAGGCCGCTTCCGTGGATCCTCGGGCGGCGGACATGTCGTACGGCCTGGGGACCATGGACGATCCCGCCTTCGCCGGGATGCACGAGGTGTCCGCGCTGATCGCCGGGCAGTCGGTGGGGGCGGCCGAGGCGGTGTGGCGCGGGGACGTCTCGCACGCGGTGAACTTCGCGGGTGGGCTGCATCATGCGATGCCCGGCGGGGCGTCGGGGTTCTGCATCTACAACGACGCGTCGCTGGCGATCGCGCGGCTGCTGGAGCTGGGGGCCGAGCGGGTCGCGTACATCGATGTGGATGTGCATCACGGGGACGGGGTGCAGGCCGCGTTCTGGGAAGACCCGAGGGTGCTGACGATCTCGTTGCACGAGCATCCTCGGACGTTGTTTCCGCAGACCGGCTGGCCGGAGGAGACGGGGGCGGACTCCGCGGAGGGCTCCGCCGTGAATGTGGCGTTGCCGGCCGGGACGGGGGATGCGGGGTGGCTGCGGGCCTTTCACTCTGTGGTGCCGGAGTTGATCGCGGACTTCCGGCCGCAGGTGCTGGTGACTCAGCACGGGGCCGATACGCACTTCGAGGATCCGCTGGCTCATCTGGCCGTTTCGCTGGATGCGCAGCGGGCGGTGCAGGTCGCCTGTCATGAGCTGGCGCATGAGTATGCCGAGGGGCGGTGGGTCGCGCTCGGGGGCGGGGGGTACGCGGTGGTGGATGTGGTGCCGCGGTCCTGGACGCATCTGGTCGCCATCGCGGCGGGGCGGGAGGTCGCGCCCGAGGCGGGGATTCCTGAGGAGTGGCGGCAGGAAGTATTCGCTCGTACGCGGCAGTTGGCGCCGGCGCGGATGACGGATGGGCGGTGGCCGGTGGCCTGGAAGGCGTGGGAGGACGGGTACGATCCGGCCGACCGGCTTGACCAGGCGATCGTCGCGGCTCGGCGGGCCGTGTTTCCGCTGCGGGGGTTGTTGGCGTAG
- a CDS encoding phosphatase → MLSAGALRAHLLAARLAGPVATSREQSLRSYRLFAARDPRVLIGLDPEWSWKQPDLIALMADKCGVSADPRHTSGRDVIDPERTLAALDAFAERLQVAARNRSPVLLGTGHPHRLLGFYAALADALSAAGCAVLTPAQGSCVDITTRFGLRTHNLDYVQGVALVREPGTQATGCATGAHSHSPLPVRLALAAAAEAGGPLPELVIGDHGWVCGAGQLGFDAIGLGDTDDPALFVGEAEGRVSVAVPLDDAVRSAYYRPLTRYVLNRACLSQ, encoded by the coding sequence GTGTTGAGTGCTGGAGCGTTGCGTGCGCATTTGCTGGCCGCGCGGTTGGCCGGGCCTGTGGCGACCTCGCGGGAGCAGAGTCTGCGGAGTTATCGGCTCTTCGCGGCTCGCGACCCCCGCGTGCTGATCGGGCTCGACCCGGAATGGTCATGGAAACAGCCGGATTTGATTGCCTTGATGGCTGACAAGTGCGGAGTCTCAGCCGACCCACGGCACACCTCAGGTCGCGATGTGATCGATCCTGAGCGGACGTTGGCGGCTCTTGATGCCTTCGCGGAGCGGCTCCAGGTGGCCGCCCGTAACCGTTCCCCGGTGCTCCTGGGCACCGGCCACCCGCACCGACTGCTCGGTTTCTACGCCGCTCTCGCGGACGCCCTGTCGGCGGCGGGATGTGCCGTGCTCACCCCCGCGCAGGGTAGCTGTGTCGACATAACGACCCGGTTCGGTCTACGCACGCACAACCTTGACTACGTACAAGGTGTCGCGCTGGTACGCGAACCAGGGACTCAGGCCACCGGTTGTGCGACCGGCGCACACTCGCATTCACCGCTCCCGGTTCGACTGGCGTTGGCGGCCGCCGCGGAAGCCGGCGGGCCCCTCCCGGAACTCGTGATCGGAGACCACGGCTGGGTCTGCGGTGCAGGTCAGCTGGGGTTCGACGCCATAGGCCTTGGCGATACGGACGATCCGGCACTGTTCGTCGGGGAGGCGGAGGGGCGGGTGTCCGTCGCCGTTCCGCTTGATGACGCTGTGCGGTCTGCTTACTACCGGCCGCTTACTCGCTATGTACTCAATCGAGCGTGTCTGTCACAGTAG
- a CDS encoding helix-turn-helix domain-containing protein — protein sequence MAAGERPLNEVQFLTVAEVASVMRVSKMTVYRLVHSGHLPAIRVGRSFRVPEQAVHEYLRESYVGVETA from the coding sequence ATGGCTGCTGGCGAGAGGCCTCTGAACGAGGTTCAGTTCCTTACCGTGGCGGAAGTCGCCTCGGTGATGCGAGTGTCGAAGATGACCGTGTACCGACTGGTGCACAGCGGTCATCTGCCCGCGATCCGGGTCGGGAGGTCATTCCGAGTCCCGGAGCAAGCGGTTCACGAGTACCTTCGCGAGTCCTACGTGGGGGTGGAAACCGCCTGA
- a CDS encoding 30S ribosomal protein bS22 translates to MGSVIKKRRKRMAKKKHRKLLKRTRVQRRNKK, encoded by the coding sequence GTGGGCTCTGTTATCAAGAAGCGGCGTAAGCGGATGGCGAAGAAGAAGCACCGCAAGCTGCTCAAGCGCACGCGCGTTCAGCGTCGCAACAAGAAGTAG